A DNA window from Leopardus geoffroyi isolate Oge1 chromosome A1, O.geoffroyi_Oge1_pat1.0, whole genome shotgun sequence contains the following coding sequences:
- the LOC123611334 gene encoding olfactory receptor 2G6 has protein sequence MEESSNSSENGFFLLGFADEPWLERILFIIILFLYIFNILGNTTIILVSCLVPKLHTPMYFFLSNLSCVDICFTTSVAPQLLVTMNKKEKSVSYGGCMAQLYVAMGLGSSECILLAVMAYDRYAAVCQPLQYTTIMHPQLCASLASIAWLSGLITSLIQCSLTVQLPLCGHRKLDHIFCEVPVLIKLACVDTTFNEVELFVASVIFLVVPVSLILVSYGFITKAVLRIKSAAGRWKVFGTCSSHLIVVIIFYGTIIFMYLQPAKSRSKKQGKFVSLFYTIVTPVLNPIIYTLRNKDVKEAWRTLVMRNGLTQKIYDLYV, from the coding sequence ATGGAGGAAAGCAGCAACAGCTCTGAAAATGGTTTTTTTCTCCTGGGATTTGCAGATGAACCCTGGCTTGAAAGGATCCTTTTcatcataattttgtttttgtacatCTTTAACATTCTGGGGAACACTACCATTATTTTAGTATCTTGTTTAGTCCCCAAACTCCACACGCCAATGTACTTTTTCCTCAGCAATCTGTCTTGTGTGGACATTTGCTTTACCACCAGTGTTGCCCCACAGTTGCTAGTTACCatgaataagaaagagaaaagtgtgaGCTATGGTGGATGCATGGCCCAGCTGTATGTGGCCATGGGGTTGGGTTCCTCTGAATGTATTCTCTTGGCGGTCATGGCTTATGATCGTTATGCTGCTGTCTGCCAGCCTCTGCAATATACAACCATTATGCATCCTCAGCTCTGTGCATCCCTAGCCAGCATAGCATGGCTCAGTGGACTGATCACCTCCTTAATCCAGTGCTCCCTTACTGTGCAGCTACCCCTTTGTGGACATCGCAAACTGGACCACATTTTCTGTGAGGTTCCTGTGCTCATCAAACTGGCCTGTGTGGACACAACTTTCAATGAAGTAGAACTCTTTGTGGCTAGTGTGATTTTTCTAGTTGTCCCAGTGTCACTCATCTTAGTCTCCTATGGCTTTATAACAAAAGCTGTGCTGAGGATAAAATCAGCAGCAGGGCGCTGGAAGGTTTTTGGGACTTGTTCATCCCACCTGATTGTGGTCATCATTTTCTATGGCACCATCATTTTTATGTACCTTCAGCCAGCCAAAAGTAGGTCAAAAAAACAGGGtaagtttgtctctcttttctacACCATAGTCACCCCAGTCTTAAACCCCATTATCTATACTCTGAGAAACAAAGATGTGAAAGAGGCCTGGAGAACACTGGTAATGAGAAATGGTCTTACTCAGAAAATATATGACTTGTATGTATAA